From Salvia splendens isolate huo1 chromosome 3, SspV2, whole genome shotgun sequence, a single genomic window includes:
- the LOC121794167 gene encoding exportin-T-like: MDDLEKAILISFDESGTINSVLKEQAAAFIQQVKDRPSICSICIEKFCVSNLVEVKFWCLQCLHEILRVRYPSMSLEEKDLIRKSVFSMACGEPVHANDTNAARIFESPSFVKNKLAQVFVTLISYEYPEIWQSVFVDFLHKLSKGAAVIDMFCRVLNVMDDELISLDYPRSGDDVAKAGRIKDAMRLQCVPQMVVAWYDIVSMYKNSEPDLCSSVLNSMSKYVSWIDIGLIANDAFSRLLFELMLVDGLADQLRAAASGAVHAVVSKRMEYKSKLALLQGLQISRVFMLVTDDSGSELASGVASLLTGYAVEVLECYKHLKPEDGKEVAVELLNEVLPSVFSIIQNGEVDSSFSIVHFLSVYVGTMKNSTLTDRQLLHLSQILEVIRMQIQFDPMYRNNLDILDKIGQQEADRMAEFRKDLFVLIRNVGRVAPDLTQVFIKNSLGNSMSSTEDRNVEEVEASLSLLYALGESLNDDAMRVGNGLLGELIPMLLSTRFPCHSNRLVAHVYLDIITRYVKFVSENTQYIPIALRAFLDERGIHHPNVNVSRRASYLFMRVVKLLKAKLVPYIETILQSLQDTVARFTRMGRVSNDVSLSEDGSHIFEAIGLLIGMEDVPLEKQSDYLSALLTPLCQQVEVALLNAKPQHPEESILQIENMQQTVMAINALSKGFSQRLVTTTRPGIGLMFKKTLDILLQILVVFPRVEPLRSKVTSFIHRMVDILGPSIFPYLPNALGQLLIESEPKELVGFLVLLNQLICKFATEARDILEAVYPVIASRAFSILPRNDIQSGPGSCGEEIRELQELQKTFFIFLNVIATHELSSVFLSPKSTPHLELMMHLLLHNSCNHKDINIRKACVQVFIRLIKDWCSVPYGKETVPGFQKFIIETFAVNCCLYSVLDKSFEFRDANTVLLFGEIVTAQKVMYEKFGNDFLLHFVSKCFPSIHCPQDLAEQYCQTLQGNDFKALKSFYQSLIERLRPLQNGSLVFR; encoded by the exons ATGGATGATCTGGAAAAGGCCATTCTGATAAGCTTTGATGAATCCGGTACGATTAATTCGGTGCTAAAAGAACAAGCTGCTGCCTTTATTCAGCAAGTCAAGGATAGGCCGTCAATTTGTAGCAtttgtatagaaaaattttgTGTTTCGAACCTAGTGGAGGTTAAGTTTTGGTGTTTGCAATGCCTCCATGAGATTCTTCGAGTTAGGTACCCTTCAATGTCGCTGGAGGAGAAGGATTTGATTCGGAAATCCGTGTTTTCGATGGCGTGTGGCGAACCTGTCCATGCCAATGACACTAATGCGGCGAGGATTTTCGAGAGCCCTTCGTTTGTAAAGAATAAGCTTGCTCAGGTTTTTGTGACATTGATTAGTTATGAGTATCCGGAAATCTGGCAATCTGTTTTTGTTGATTTCTTGCATAAACTGAGTAAAGGAGCTGCTGTGATTGATATGTTTTGTCGGGTTTTGAATGTGATGGATGATGAGTTAATTAGCTTGGATTATCCGCGTAGTGGGGATGATGTGGCTAAGGCGGGAAGGATTAAGGATGCAATGCGATTGCAGTGCGTGCCTCAGATGGTTGTAGCATGGTATGACATTGTTTCGATGTATAAGAATTCAGAGCCTGATCTATGTTCTAGTGTTTTGAATTCTATGAGCAAGTATGTTTCGTGGATTGACATAGGGTTGATAGCTAATGATGCATTCTCTCGGTTGCTGTTTGAACTTATGTTGGTGGATGGGTTAGCAGATCAGCTCCGAGCTGCTGCGTCTGGTGCTGTTCATGCGGTGGTGTCAAAAAGGATGGAGTATAAATCCAAGCTTGCTCTTTTGCAAGGCCTTCAGATATCTAGGGTGTTTATGTTGGTTACGGATGATAGTGGCTCAGAGTTGGCTTCTGGCGTGGCTTCGTTGCTCACGGGGTATGCAGTTGAAGTTTTGGAATGTTATAAGCATTTGAAACCAGAGGATGGTAAAGAAGTTGCTGTAGAACTTCTGAATGAGGTTTTGCCATCAGTTTTCAGTATTATCCAGAATGGCGAAGTCGATTCATCATTTAGCATTGTGCACTTTCTCTCAGTTTATGTTGGTACAATGAAGAACTCCACATTGACAGACCGACAGCTGCTTCATTTAAGCCAAATACTGGAAGTGATCCGAATGCAGATTCAGTTTGATCCCATGTATCGAAATAATCTGGACATACTGGACAAGATTGGACAGCAAGAAGCAGATAGGATGGCGGAGTTTCGGAAGGATTTGTTTGTATTGATCCGTAATGTTGGCCGTGTTGCACCAGATCTTACTCAGGTATTCATAAAAAACTCACTGGGTAATTCTATGTCATCTACAGAAGATAGAAATGTTGAAGAAGTTGAGGCTTCTCTTTCCTTATTATATGCGCTCGGAGAATCATTAAATGATGATGCTATGAGGGTGGGTAATGGTCTACTTGGTGAGTTGATACCAATGCTGTTATCAACGCGATTTCCTTGCCACTCCAATAGGCTCGTTGCGCATGTGTATTTGGATATAATAACAAGATACGTGAAGTTTGTATCAGAGAATACACAATATATTCCAATTGCACTGCGTGCCTTTCTTGATGAGAGAGGTATACACCATCCAAATGTGAATGTCAGCAGAAGGGCGAGTTATCTCTTCATGAGGGTTGTGAAATTGCTAAAAGCAAAGCTTGTGCCTTACATTGAGACGATCTTGCAG AGCCTACAGGATACAGTTGCCCGATTCACAAGAATGGGCAGGGTCTCAAACGACGTTTCACTATCTGAAGATGGAAGTCACATTTTTGAG gCAATTGGCTTGTTAATCGGGATGGAAGATGTACCCCTTGAGAAACAGTCTGATTATCTCTCGGCATTGCTGACTCCTCTTTGCCAGCAG GTTGAGGTGGCCCTCTTAAATGCTAAGCCTCAGCATCCTGAAGAGTCTATTCTGCAGATTGAAAATATGCAGCAAACAGTTATGGCTATTAATGCCCTTAGCAAG GGCTTCAGTCAGCGTCTGGTAACTACCACCCGCCCTGGAATTGGTCTCATGTTCAAAAAG ACTTTGGATATCCTCCTGCAAATTCTTGTTGTCTTCCCAAGGGTAGAACCCCTGCGAAGTAAG GTTACATCTTTCATTCATCGTATGGTCGACATTCTAGGACCTTCAATATTTCCTTATCTTCCAAATGCACTGGGCCAGTTGCTAATAGAAAGTGAG CCGAAGGAATTGGTGGGTTTTCTCGTACTTTTGAATCAGCTCATCTGCAAATTTGCTACCGAAGCCCGTGACATCTTGGAAGCTGTGTACCCTGTTATTGCTAGTAGGGCATTCAGTATTCTCCCAAGGAATGATATTCAGTCAGGGCCAGGAAGCTGCGGTGAG GAAATTCGCGAATTGCAAGAGCTTCAAAAAACATTctttatatttctaaatgttaTTGCTACACATGAGCTTTCGTCAGTCTTCTTGtcccctaaaagtactccgcacCTTGAGTTGATGATGCATTTGCTGCTACATAATTCTTGCAATCATAAGGATATCAATATTAGAAAG GCATGTGTTCAAGTATTCATTAGGCTAATCAAGGATTGGTGCTCTGTTCCTTATGGCAAAGAAACG GTGCCTGGTTTTCAGAAGTTCATAATCGAGACATTTGCAGTCAATTGTTGCCTGTACAGTGTGCTTGATAAATCCTTTGAGTTTCGTGATGCAAATACT GTCCTCTTATTTGGTGAAATAGTAACTGCCCAAAAGGTCATGTATGAGAAATTTGGCAAtgattttcttcttcatttcgTATCAAAGTgttttccaagtatacattgcCCTCAAGACTTGGCCGAACAGTATTGTCAAACACTGCAG GGCAATGACTTCAAGGCACTGAAGTCCTTCTACCAGTCCCTCATAGAAAGGTTGAGACCACTACAAAATGGCAGCTTGGTTTTCAGATAG